The Impatiens glandulifera chromosome 8, dImpGla2.1, whole genome shotgun sequence genome includes a window with the following:
- the LOC124911693 gene encoding pre-mRNA-splicing factor ISY1 homolog, which produces MARNEEKAQSMLNRFITMKAEEKKKPKERRPYLASECRDLAEADKWRQQIMREIGRKVAEIQNEGLGEHRLRDINDEINKHIREKFHWERRIVELGGPNYTRSMAKMTDLDGNIIDVPNPSGRGPGYRYFGAAKKLPGVKELFDKPPELRRRRNRHDIYKRIDARYYGYRDDEDGILEKLEGPAEERMRREAVAEWKAMEEIKREARKGVKSGEEAIVAPSLAAKILYEEEEDVVEEERQEKEKAEREKEEFVVHVPLPDVKEIERMVVEKKKKELLSKYTSENLLDEQTEAKSMLNIHQ; this is translated from the coding sequence ATGGCTCGTAACGAAGAGAAAGCGCAGTCGATGCTCAATCGATTCATTACTATGAAAGCCGAGGAAAAGAAGAAGCCAAAAGAGCGTCGTCCTTACCTCGCATCAGAATGTCGCGATCTAGCAGAGGCGGACAAATGGAGACAGCAGATCATGCGCGAGATTGGACGGAAAGTAGCCGAGATCCAGAACGAAGGCCTTGGTGAACATCGACTTCGAGATATCAACGATGAGATCAATAAACACATACGTGAGAAATTTCACTGGGAACGGAGAATCGTGGAGCTTGGAGGACCAAATTACACAAGATCTATGGCTAAAATGACCGATTTAGATGGTAATATAATTGATGTACCAAACCCTAGCGGTCGTGGTCCTGGCTACCGTTATTTCGGTGCTGCTAAGAAACTTCCCGGTGTGAAAGAACTGTTTGATAAACCTCCTGAGCTTCGAAGACGGAGAAATCgacatgatatatataagagaattgATGCAAGGTATTATGGATACAGGGATGATGAAGATGGTATTCTTGAGAAGTTGGAGGGACCTGCTGAGGAGAGGATGAGGAGAGAGGCGGTGGCGGAGTGGAAAGCTATGGAAGAGATTAAGAGGGAGGCGAGAAAGGGGGTGAAAAGTGGGGAAGAAGCGATTGTGGCTCCATCGTTGGCTGCAAAGATTTTGTATGAGGAGGAAGAGGATGTTGTGGAAGAGGAGAGGCAAGAGAAGGAGAAAGCGGAGAGGGAGAAAGAGGAGTTTGTGGTGCATGTTCCATTGCCGGATGTGAAAGAGATTGAAAGAATGGtggtggagaagaagaagaaagagctTTTGAGCAAATACACTAGTGAAAATCTTTTGGATGAGCAAACTGAAGCTAAATCTATGCTTAATATTCATCAATAG